The following are encoded together in the Bradyrhizobium sp. CCGUVB1N3 genome:
- a CDS encoding enoyl-CoA hydratase → MSVQPARTPSPEPPILLREIVGSVAVLTLNRPAARNSLSEAMIGQLHASFNAIAEDKRIRAAVVAANGPAFSAGHDIKELTARRSDPDRGRAYFAEIMNACSAMMQAIVRLPKPVVAAVQGIATAAGCQLVASCDLAIASDAASFATPGVDIGLFCSTPMVALSRNVPRKQAMEMLLTGEPILAARAREIGLVNRVVAAGTERDAAIALAEQVALKSAYTIKLGKEAFYRQAEMSLADAYRYAAEVMTENMMARDAEEGIGAFIEKREPKWEDK, encoded by the coding sequence ATGTCCGTCCAGCCCGCCCGCACCCCCTCCCCGGAACCGCCGATCCTGCTGCGGGAGATCGTCGGCAGCGTCGCCGTGCTGACGCTGAACCGCCCTGCTGCGCGCAACAGCCTGTCGGAGGCGATGATCGGCCAGCTGCATGCGAGTTTCAACGCGATTGCCGAGGACAAGCGCATCCGCGCCGCCGTCGTCGCCGCCAACGGCCCGGCCTTTTCCGCCGGCCACGACATCAAGGAATTGACCGCGCGCCGCAGCGATCCCGATCGCGGCCGCGCCTATTTCGCCGAGATCATGAATGCCTGCAGCGCGATGATGCAGGCGATCGTGCGCCTGCCCAAGCCGGTGGTCGCTGCCGTCCAGGGGATTGCGACGGCGGCCGGCTGCCAGCTCGTCGCAAGCTGCGATCTCGCCATCGCCTCGGACGCCGCAAGCTTCGCCACGCCCGGCGTCGACATCGGCCTGTTCTGCTCGACGCCGATGGTGGCGCTGTCGCGCAACGTGCCGCGCAAGCAGGCAATGGAAATGCTGCTCACGGGCGAGCCGATCCTTGCCGCGCGCGCCCGCGAGATCGGCCTCGTCAACCGTGTGGTCGCAGCCGGCACTGAGCGCGATGCCGCGATTGCGCTGGCGGAACAGGTCGCGCTGAAATCCGCCTACACCATCAAGCTTGGCAAGGAGGCGTTCTATCGCCAGGCCGAGATGAGCCTTGCGGATGCCTATCGCTACGCGGCGGAGGTGATGACCGAGAACATGATGGCGCGCGACGCCGAAGAAGGCATCGGCGCGTTCATCGAAAAGCGCGAACCGAAATGGGAAGATAAGTGA